From Gigantopelta aegis isolate Gae_Host chromosome 11, Gae_host_genome, whole genome shotgun sequence, the proteins below share one genomic window:
- the LOC121385089 gene encoding zinc finger BED domain-containing protein 4-like, translating into MASKSIVHTHFENIPENPTGSYKATCKLCRCHISAMGKTTSNLITHLKRNHAGQLKQVSSSTQHKQTMPTSFIQPLGTVKYTATDPKQARITAALVEFVAETLQPLSVVEAPTFIRLFDAVDPRYQLPSRKHLSTNLITDTATHLQENMRKAMSKVRSVSVTIVLWTNRHMRTYLGITGHFVLDYKLVSAMLSCQRLKGRHAAEDIHSSYTDTLQLFNINNKVSYIITDNATHTTQAFSLPGFDAGPAPVNDSDTPHSDTITAAAEFGEDVFEFLPQHQPCFAHTLQLVVEDGIKETGSLRKVIAKASAIVSQTRKYTQLSGFLEKDNKLHAAIVSRWSSQVKMIRSVLNIPKDKLDQCDTLKLSNQERIHLTDLVQILSPLEEATDYAQTQNKVSVSYILPCIRGLKSELCEMDSRFHNKILSLLTASATKRLAQYEDTESLVLATILDPRFKLQWCASDSEVYSAKRSLLQHHCSLISDTPETVQIEHTLSPPRKKSRLFGFMGKTPATPRANTGTVDGEIQDYLSTPCVPENSDALEYWNMHHESHPCLSKLAVQYLGIPSSSSSAAVERLFTVGGELFYPDGCRLGDRAFGQLMCIKNNTHFA; encoded by the exons ATGGCTAGTAAATCTATTGTTCATACTCATTTTGAGAACATACCGGAGAATCCAACTGGTTCATACAAGGCGACATGCAAGCTTTGCCGTTGTCATATATCGGCCATGGGGAAGACGACCTCCAACCTGATAACACATTTGAAg AGAAATCATGCTGGTCAACTGAAGCAGGTCTCCTCCTCTACACAGCATAAACAGACTATGCCGACATCGTTCATCCAACCGCTGGGCACTGTGAAATATACAGCCACAGATCCGAAACAGGCGAGAATCACAGCCGCATTGGTCGAGTTTGTAGCCGAAACTCTACAGCCATTGTCCGTGGTGGAGGCGCCAACGTTTATACGACTGTTTGACGCTGTTGACCCGCGCTATCAACTCCCTTCCAGAAAGCATCTGTCCACTAATCTGATCACCGACACGGCAACACATCTCCAGGAGAACATGAGGAAGGCGATGTCTAAGGTTCGCAGTGTGTCCGTGACCATTGTCCTCTGGACTAATCGCCACATGAGAACCTATCTCGGGATCACCGGACATTTTGTTCTCGATTATAAGCTTGTCAGCGCTATGCTTTCGTGCCAACGTCTTAAAGGACGCCATGCAGCTGAAGACATACACTCCAGTTACACAGATACATTGCAGCtcttcaacatcaacaacaaggTGTCTTACATCATAACCGACAATGCTACACACACGACACAGGCGTTCTCCCTACCTGGGTTTGATGCCGGACCAGCCCCTGTGAATGACAGTGACACTCCTCATTCTGACACCataacagcagcagcagagTTTGGTGAAGACGTCTTCGAATTCCTCCCACAGCACCAGCCATGTTTTGCCCATACTCTGCAATTAGTTGTTGAAGATGGCATAAAGGAAACTGGATCATTGCGTAAGGTCATCGCTAAGGCATCCGCCATTGTCTCTCAAACACGGAAATATACCCAATTGTCTGGTTTCCTGGAGAAGGATAACAAGCTACATGCAGCTATTGTTTCACGGTGGAGCTCTCAAGTGAAGATGATCAGATCTGTGCTGAACATTCCAAAGGACAAGCTTGACCAGTGTGACACCCTAAAGCTGTCAAATCAAGAGCGCATACATCTCACAGATCTCGTGCAAATCTTATCCCCATTAGAGGAAGCAACTGATTATGCACAAACGCAGAACAAGGTATCGGTCAGCTACATTCTACCATGCATTCGCGGTTTGAAGTCTGAACTCTGTGAAATGGACTCTCGATTCCATAATAAGATCTTGTCGCTTCTCACTGCGTCGGCGACCAAGAGACTGGCGCAATATGAAGACACAGAATCACTCGTTTTAGCGACCATCTTGGATCCAAGATTCAAACTCCAATGGTGTGCTTCTGATTCTGAGGTATATAGTGCAAAGCGCAGTCTGCTTCAACATCATTGCTCCCTCATCTCCGACACTCCAGAAACAGTTCAAATTGAGCACACCCTGTCACCTCCACGCAAGAAAAGCAGACTATTCGGATTCATGGGAAAGACTCCAGCGACACCTCGCGCTAACACAGGAACTGTGGATGGCGAGATCCAGGATTACCTCTCAACACCATGCGTGCCAGAAAACAGTGATGCCCTGGAGTACTGGAACATGCACCATGAATCTCACCCTTGCCTTTCTAAGCTGGCGGTTCAGTATCTGGGAatcccatcatcatcatcatcagctgCCGTAGAGCGGCTGTTCACTGTTGGCGGTGAACTGTTTTACCCAGACGGCTGCAGGCTTGGAGACCGAGCGTTCGGACAGCTCATGTGTATCAAGAACAACACACACTTTGCATAG